TTTCCAGTGCCATGTTGTTGGCAGCGGCAAAACCTAAGTTTTTCTTATTCCGGATAATATTTACATCAGGATAATTTTGTTTAACAGCCTCCAAGCTGCCATCTGTTGATGCGTTGTCCACCAGCCATATTTCAAATGATATATTTTTTACAGTCTCATGGATTGAGCGAATAC
Above is a genomic segment from Anaerolineae bacterium containing:
- a CDS encoding glycosyltransferase, which translates into the protein MDVCIIIVNWNTKKLLLDCIRSIHETVKNISFEIWLVDNASTDGSLEAVKQNYPDVNIIRNKKNLGFAAANNMALE